The following proteins are co-located in the Paenibacillus sp. JNUCC32 genome:
- a CDS encoding bifunctional glycosyltransferase family 2 protein/class I SAM-dependent methyltransferase, with protein sequence MKTSIVILTYNKLEYTIQCIESIRRFTKPHSYEMIVVDNNSTDGTQEWLLRQNDIKPILNKSNLGFPKGCNQGIEISSGEAILLLNNDTIVTKNWLNNLLVSLYSEERIGAVGCITNNSSYAQSIPENYSNLEEMQIFAEEYNQSNASEWEERLKLVGFCYLVKRSVINKVGMLDERFTPGNYEDDDLSVRIRKAGYKLLLCKDTFIYHFGSVSFGTNSDYFSNILASNAKKFEDKWGFNPNYSQGIRFDIVKMMDSPPDAAINVLEVGCACGGTLLDIKNKYKNSSLYGIELNDDAASIAALIADVRNDDIEKVALTYPDNFFDYIIFGDVLEHLYDPWKVLNYIKKHLKPNGKIIASIPNIMHYSVIDSLLKGSWSYSDSGLLDRTHIRFFTLKEIQKMFLQTGYYRLTINTKTVTNQIGEASLLNKITPYIDSELVEQLNVYQFIVCAYKHDLEETFLYALEHPQEKEILVDRLQHYSDTEIVQAILFTVIEKKVELLNCIGTSHFEMGVYERVIPFFESGYFLDDRDPDVLFNISFFLSYIGEPARAEFFMKTLREVNTDMYNELIKMLYPINDY encoded by the coding sequence ATGAAAACAAGTATAGTAATATTAACCTATAATAAACTCGAGTATACTATCCAATGCATTGAAAGCATTCGTCGATTTACAAAGCCCCACTCTTATGAAATGATTGTTGTAGATAACAACTCGACAGACGGTACGCAAGAGTGGCTCTTAAGGCAAAATGATATTAAACCTATCCTAAATAAGAGTAATCTTGGATTTCCGAAAGGATGCAATCAAGGAATAGAAATTTCAAGTGGAGAAGCAATCTTGCTTCTCAATAATGATACAATTGTGACGAAAAACTGGCTAAATAATTTGCTGGTTAGTCTTTATAGTGAAGAAAGAATCGGAGCAGTCGGTTGTATCACAAATAACAGTTCATATGCTCAATCAATACCGGAAAATTATAGTAATTTAGAAGAGATGCAAATATTTGCCGAGGAATATAACCAAAGTAATGCCTCCGAGTGGGAAGAACGTTTGAAGTTGGTTGGTTTTTGCTATCTAGTAAAACGTAGTGTGATAAACAAGGTTGGTATGCTCGATGAAAGATTTACCCCAGGGAACTATGAAGATGATGACTTATCCGTAAGAATTCGAAAAGCCGGTTACAAATTGTTACTCTGCAAGGATACGTTTATTTACCATTTTGGCAGTGTTTCTTTCGGGACAAACTCAGATTATTTTAGCAATATTTTGGCTAGTAATGCAAAGAAATTCGAAGATAAGTGGGGATTCAATCCCAACTATTCTCAAGGTATCCGGTTTGATATTGTAAAGATGATGGATAGCCCCCCTGATGCAGCGATCAATGTACTAGAAGTAGGTTGTGCTTGCGGGGGGACTCTTCTAGATATTAAGAATAAATATAAAAATAGTAGCCTGTACGGAATTGAATTAAATGATGATGCTGCTTCAATTGCGGCCCTAATTGCTGATGTCCGCAATGACGACATTGAGAAGGTAGCTTTAACTTATCCCGATAACTTTTTTGATTACATTATCTTTGGTGATGTTCTAGAACATTTGTACGATCCATGGAAAGTACTAAACTATATAAAAAAGCATCTTAAACCAAACGGTAAAATTATAGCAAGTATTCCGAATATTATGCATTATAGTGTGATTGACAGTTTACTTAAAGGTTCTTGGAGTTATTCAGATTCCGGACTTCTTGATCGAACACACATTCGTTTTTTTACTCTCAAGGAAATTCAAAAGATGTTCCTTCAAACTGGTTACTATCGGCTTACTATTAATACAAAAACAGTGACGAATCAAATTGGTGAAGCTTCTCTGCTCAATAAAATAACACCGTATATTGATTCCGAGCTCGTTGAACAGTTGAATGTATATCAATTTATTGTGTGTGCTTATAAACACGATTTAGAAGAAACATTTTTATATGCTCTGGAACATCCACAAGAAAAGGAAATACTTGTGGATAGACTGCAGCATTATTCCGATACAGAAATAGTACAAGCAATATTGTTTACTGTGATAGAAAAGAAGGTGGAATTACTAAATTGTATCGGTACTTCTCATTTCGAAATGGGTGTGTATGAGCGAGTCATTCCCTTTTTTGAAAGTGGGTATTTTTTGGATGATCGTGATCCGGATGTCCTATTCAATATTTCCTTCTTCTTGAGTTATATCGGTGAACCTGCACGTGCGGAATTCTTTATGAAAACTTTAAGAGAAGTAAACACTGATATGTACAATGAACTAATTAAAATGTTATATCCAATAAATGATTATTAG
- a CDS encoding glycosyltransferase family protein produces MDQYKLCFISCVNDEELYEESVRYINSLHVPEGIVIEFVSVRNASSMTEGYNHGMKMSDAKYKIYLHQDVFLINKEFITEILDLFHSHPKVGMLGVIGAKQIPPSGVWWEAKEQYGVVIENSYNSKMRILSLGEVTNDIEIVEGIDGLIMITQYDLPWREDIFNGWHFYDISQCMEFIKAGYHVGIPRQNQPWSIHDCGVPSTESYDVYQQIFLDYYGVIREDSR; encoded by the coding sequence ATGGACCAGTACAAGCTTTGCTTTATTAGCTGCGTAAATGATGAAGAATTATATGAGGAATCTGTAAGATATATAAATTCTTTACATGTACCAGAGGGAATTGTTATTGAATTTGTCTCTGTAAGGAATGCCTCCAGCATGACAGAGGGATATAACCATGGCATGAAAATGTCAGATGCCAAATATAAAATATATTTGCATCAGGACGTCTTCCTCATAAACAAGGAATTTATAACCGAAATCTTAGATTTGTTCCACTCACACCCAAAAGTAGGGATGCTGGGGGTTATAGGAGCCAAACAAATTCCTCCTTCAGGAGTTTGGTGGGAAGCTAAGGAGCAATATGGGGTAGTCATCGAGAATAGCTATAATAGTAAAATGAGGATTTTATCACTAGGTGAGGTAACAAATGATATTGAAATTGTTGAGGGAATTGACGGTCTTATTATGATCACTCAATACGACTTACCCTGGAGGGAGGATATCTTCAATGGTTGGCACTTCTATGATATTTCGCAATGCATGGAGTTTATCAAAGCTGGTTATCACGTAGGCATTCCAAGACAAAATCAACCTTGGAGTATTCATGACTGTGGAGTTCCTAGTACTGAATCTTATGATGTATATCAACAAATTTTCCTTGATTATTACGGGGTTATCAGGGAGGATTCAAGATGA
- the hpf gene encoding ribosome hibernation-promoting factor, HPF/YfiA family yields the protein MQFTIRGQQIEVTDALKDYVDKKLSRLDKYFDAPPTSEGYVTLSVIRGLHTVEVTIPLTGVVLRAEDRSDDMYASIDAVVDKLERQIRKHKTKLNRKIKQEGGLKTLIAENGAAATSQVDAEQVEYDEDEYEVVRTKRFTMKPMDVEEAILQMNMVGHNFFVFSNIDTQEVNVVYKRDDGKYGLIERD from the coding sequence ATGCAATTCACTATCCGAGGTCAACAAATTGAAGTGACCGATGCTTTGAAGGACTATGTTGACAAGAAACTCAGCAGGCTAGATAAGTATTTTGATGCACCCCCCACCTCCGAAGGATACGTCACTCTGAGTGTCATTCGAGGATTGCACACGGTGGAAGTGACCATTCCGCTTACCGGTGTGGTACTTCGTGCGGAAGACCGAAGCGATGATATGTACGCTTCCATTGACGCCGTTGTGGACAAGTTGGAACGTCAGATTCGCAAGCACAAAACCAAGCTGAACCGCAAGATCAAGCAAGAGGGCGGACTGAAGACGCTCATTGCGGAGAACGGGGCAGCGGCCACCAGTCAGGTGGATGCAGAGCAAGTGGAGTATGACGAGGACGAGTACGAAGTCGTCCGTACGAAACGTTTTACCATGAAGCCGATGGACGTGGAAGAAGCGATCCTGCAGATGAACATGGTAGGCCATAATTTCTTTGTATTTTCCAACATTGACACACAAGAAGTAAATGTCGTCTACAAGCGTGATGACGGCAAGTACGGATTGATCGAGCGGGACTAA
- the prfB gene encoding peptide chain release factor 2 (programmed frameshift), producing the protein MIDPSVKQDLREISKKLTNLRGSLDLDLKQEMIENFEEKMAAPDFWDDNEKAQALIAEMNAVKSSVDQYQKLQADYDDAVVMIELADEEGDDSLAGEIGETIKDLVGRVEEFELQLLLNQPYDKMNAILELHPGAGGTESQDWGQMLHRMYTRWAEKRGFKVETLDYLPGDEAGIKSVTLLIKGFNAYGYLKAEKGVHRLVRISPFDSSGRRHTSFVSCDVVPEITDDVEIDIRTEDLKIDTYRASGAGGQHINTTDSAVRITHLPTGVVVTCQNERSQIKNRERAMTMLRSKLYERKIEEQQKELAEIRGEQSDIAWGSQIRSYVFHPYSMVKDHRTQVETGNVGAVMDGDLDGFIDGYLRSQIKQEVE; encoded by the exons ATGATCGATCCAAGTGTGAAGCAGGACCTGCGTGAAATCAGCAAGAAACTAACCAATCTTAGGGGGTCTCTT GACTTAGATCTCAAACAGGAAATGATTGAGAACTTTGAGGAGAAGATGGCGGCTCCGGATTTCTGGGACGATAATGAGAAGGCTCAGGCGCTCATCGCCGAAATGAATGCCGTGAAGTCTTCCGTGGATCAATATCAGAAGCTGCAGGCGGATTACGATGATGCCGTCGTGATGATCGAGCTGGCGGATGAAGAGGGCGATGACTCCCTTGCGGGAGAGATCGGAGAGACGATCAAGGACCTGGTTGGGCGCGTGGAGGAATTTGAGCTTCAACTGCTGCTGAACCAGCCTTACGATAAAATGAATGCGATTCTTGAGCTGCATCCCGGCGCGGGGGGTACCGAGTCTCAAGACTGGGGCCAAATGCTGCACCGCATGTACACGCGATGGGCCGAGAAGCGCGGCTTCAAGGTGGAGACGCTGGATTATCTCCCTGGCGATGAAGCGGGAATCAAAAGCGTAACCCTGTTGATCAAAGGCTTTAATGCCTACGGATATTTGAAGGCTGAAAAAGGGGTCCATCGACTGGTTCGGATCTCTCCGTTCGACTCTTCGGGCAGACGGCATACGTCCTTCGTGTCCTGTGACGTCGTACCGGAAATTACGGATGACGTGGAGATCGACATCCGTACCGAGGATCTGAAGATCGACACGTACCGGGCGAGCGGCGCCGGCGGACAGCATATCAATACGACGGACTCGGCCGTACGGATTACGCACTTGCCAACCGGCGTGGTGGTGACGTGCCAGAATGAACGCTCCCAGATCAAGAACCGCGAGCGGGCGATGACGATGCTTCGTTCCAAGCTCTACGAACGCAAAATCGAGGAGCAGCAGAAGGAATTGGCGGAAATCCGCGGCGAACAGTCCGATATTGCTTGGGGCAGTCAGATCCGTTCGTATGTATTCCATCCGTACAGTATGGTCAAGGATCATCGGACGCAAGTAGAAACCGGTAATGTCGGCGCCGTCATGGACGGAGATTTGGACGGATTTATCGACGGATATTTGCGCAGCCAGATCAAGCAGGAAGTCGAGTAG
- the secA gene encoding preprotein translocase subunit SecA encodes MLGLVKKIFGDTNERDVKRLMKTVDVINKMEPDFEKLSDEQLQAKTEEFRARIEKGETLEELLPEAFATVREASRRTLGKRHYDVQLVGGMALHEGKIAEMKTGEGKTLVGTLPVYLNALLGKGVHVVTVNDYLAQRDSQEMAQIYNFLGMTVGVNLSGMEHPDKQQAYACDITYGTNNEFGFDYLRDNMVLYKEQMVQRPLYFCIIDEVDSILVDEARTPLIISGQAQKSTELYFAADRFVKRLTAEEDYTVDIKVKSVALTEKGVALAERSFGIENLYDHNHVTLNHHIVQALKANVIMRRDVDYVVTDDEVVIVDEFTGRLMAGRRYSDGLHQAIEAKEGIEVQNESMTLATITFQNYFRMYRKLAGMTGTAKTEEEEFKKIYGLEVLQIPTNKPNQRIDMPDVVYKSEDGKFKAVVAEIVERHKKNQPILVGTVSIENSERLSEMLKRKGVQHKVLNAKYHAEEAEIISRAGQPGSVTIATNMAGRGTDILLGEGVQNIGGLHIIGTERHESRRIDNQLRGRAGRQGDPGSTQFYLSLGDELMKRFGTDNVLNMMERLGFEEDQPIESKMITRAVESAQKRVEGNNFDMRKVVLQYDDVMNQQREIIYKQRREILESQDIKQIVVEMIKPVIDRVVQAHCSDDIPENWELQEVADYVNSKLLDEGAVTREDLWGKEAEELTEYIFDRVMKKYEEREQAIGEEMVREFEKVIVLRAVDSKWMDHIDAMDQLRQGIHLRAYGGTDPLREYQFEGFEMFNAMIATIQEEVATYIMKAQIATNQERQAVVDENKVSTNSSSEPAEKRPVQVAEQIGRNDACPCGSGKKYKHCHGQNA; translated from the coding sequence ATGCTAGGACTTGTCAAAAAGATTTTCGGCGACACCAACGAGCGTGATGTCAAACGTCTCATGAAGACGGTCGATGTAATCAACAAAATGGAACCGGATTTTGAGAAGCTCTCCGATGAGCAGCTGCAAGCCAAAACCGAGGAGTTCCGTGCGCGGATCGAGAAAGGTGAGACGCTGGAGGAATTGCTTCCTGAAGCGTTCGCGACAGTTCGTGAAGCTTCCAGACGGACACTCGGCAAACGTCACTATGACGTGCAGTTGGTCGGGGGGATGGCCCTCCACGAAGGCAAAATTGCAGAGATGAAGACCGGTGAAGGTAAGACCCTTGTAGGTACGCTGCCGGTTTACTTAAATGCCCTGCTTGGCAAAGGCGTTCACGTTGTAACGGTCAATGATTATCTGGCGCAGCGTGACAGCCAAGAGATGGCGCAAATATATAATTTCCTGGGAATGACGGTCGGGGTTAACCTGAGCGGCATGGAGCACCCGGATAAACAGCAGGCATATGCTTGCGATATTACGTACGGAACGAACAATGAGTTCGGCTTTGACTATCTGCGTGACAACATGGTCCTCTACAAAGAGCAGATGGTACAGCGTCCGCTGTATTTCTGTATCATTGACGAAGTGGACTCCATCCTGGTTGACGAAGCGCGTACACCGCTTATCATCTCGGGACAAGCTCAGAAATCGACCGAGCTGTATTTTGCAGCCGACCGGTTCGTGAAGCGTCTGACGGCCGAAGAGGATTATACGGTAGACATCAAAGTCAAATCCGTAGCCTTGACGGAAAAAGGCGTAGCGCTGGCGGAACGTTCCTTCGGGATTGAAAACCTGTATGACCACAACCACGTAACCTTGAACCACCACATCGTACAAGCGCTGAAAGCGAACGTGATCATGCGCCGCGATGTGGATTACGTGGTTACCGACGACGAAGTGGTCATCGTCGACGAATTTACGGGCCGTCTGATGGCTGGACGCCGCTACAGCGACGGTCTCCACCAGGCGATCGAAGCGAAGGAAGGCATCGAGGTTCAGAACGAGAGCATGACTCTGGCGACGATTACTTTCCAGAACTACTTCCGGATGTACCGCAAGCTGGCGGGCATGACCGGTACGGCTAAGACGGAGGAAGAAGAATTCAAGAAGATTTATGGTCTTGAAGTGCTTCAAATTCCTACGAACAAACCGAATCAGCGTATTGACATGCCGGATGTGGTTTACAAGAGCGAAGATGGCAAGTTCAAGGCGGTTGTAGCCGAGATCGTGGAACGCCATAAGAAGAACCAGCCGATTCTGGTGGGTACGGTTTCCATCGAGAACTCCGAGCGTTTGTCTGAAATGCTGAAACGCAAAGGCGTCCAGCATAAAGTGCTGAATGCGAAATACCATGCGGAGGAAGCGGAAATCATCTCGCGCGCCGGACAGCCGGGATCGGTCACGATCGCGACGAACATGGCGGGCCGCGGTACGGATATTTTGCTTGGCGAAGGCGTACAGAATATTGGCGGACTTCACATTATCGGTACGGAGCGTCACGAATCGCGCCGGATCGATAACCAGCTGCGTGGTCGTGCCGGTCGTCAGGGTGATCCGGGATCAACTCAGTTCTATCTGTCCCTCGGCGATGAGCTGATGAAGCGTTTTGGTACAGACAACGTGCTGAATATGATGGAGCGTCTTGGATTTGAAGAAGATCAGCCGATCGAGAGCAAGATGATTACCCGTGCGGTTGAATCCGCGCAGAAGCGGGTAGAAGGCAACAACTTCGACATGCGTAAAGTCGTTCTCCAATACGATGACGTCATGAACCAGCAGCGTGAGATCATCTACAAGCAGCGCCGTGAGATCTTGGAATCTCAAGACATCAAGCAAATCGTTGTAGAGATGATTAAGCCGGTCATTGATCGTGTCGTTCAGGCTCACTGCAGCGATGACATTCCGGAGAACTGGGAACTGCAGGAAGTGGCAGACTACGTGAACAGCAAGCTGCTGGACGAAGGTGCCGTTACCCGCGAAGATCTGTGGGGTAAAGAAGCCGAAGAGCTTACGGAGTACATCTTCGATCGCGTGATGAAGAAGTACGAAGAGCGTGAGCAAGCCATCGGCGAAGAAATGGTGCGCGAGTTCGAGAAGGTTATCGTGCTGCGTGCGGTGGACAGCAAGTGGATGGATCATATCGATGCAATGGATCAGCTGCGTCAAGGTATCCACCTCCGTGCTTACGGTGGTACCGATCCGCTTCGCGAATACCAATTCGAAGGCTTCGAGATGTTTAATGCCATGATCGCGACGATACAGGAAGAAGTTGCGACGTACATCATGAAGGCCCAAATCGCAACGAATCAGGAGCGTCAAGCGGTTGTGGACGAGAATAAAGTCTCCACGAACAGCAGCAGCGAACCTGCCGAGAAGCGTCCGGTCCAAGTGGCTGAACAGATCGGCCGGAATGATGCATGCCCTTGCGGCAGCGGCAAGAAGTATAAGCACTGCCATGGACAGAACGCTTAA
- a CDS encoding YitT family protein, producing MAQSAGNPSINKRKREPLIPINGPLRQTVDAIFIIVGSFIMALSFNLFFLPNHIASGGVSGLSVLAQAWLGIEPAFTQWALNIPLFVLGFWLLGRDYGIRSLLGSVILPLFVFLTKDWPIPTSNPLLASIYGGIGVGIGMGLVYRGRGSTGGLTIVAQLLQKYSGLSFSVCVVLLDAIVISSAALVLSLEQALYALIGLYVTGKVIDAIELGFSFTKVAYIISDHTEPITKAILEDLDRGLTKLTAEGGYTGEHRTVLMVVVGQSEIPRLKTVVQSVDPNAFVIISNAHEVLGEGFRNIKA from the coding sequence ATGGCGCAATCCGCTGGCAATCCATCGATCAACAAACGAAAAAGAGAACCCTTGATTCCGATCAACGGTCCGCTCCGGCAGACGGTGGACGCAATCTTTATTATCGTCGGCTCCTTTATTATGGCGCTGTCGTTTAATCTGTTTTTCCTGCCCAATCACATCGCCTCGGGCGGGGTGTCGGGTTTGTCCGTTCTTGCGCAAGCGTGGCTCGGCATTGAACCGGCCTTTACGCAATGGGCGCTGAACATTCCTTTGTTCGTGCTTGGCTTTTGGCTGCTTGGGCGCGACTACGGCATCCGCTCCCTGCTGGGAAGCGTGATTTTGCCGCTGTTCGTATTTTTGACCAAGGACTGGCCGATTCCAACCTCTAACCCGCTTCTGGCTTCCATTTATGGCGGTATCGGCGTCGGTATCGGCATGGGGCTGGTCTATCGCGGCAGGGGGTCAACCGGCGGGTTGACCATCGTGGCGCAGCTCCTACAAAAATACAGCGGCCTCAGCTTTTCCGTCTGCGTCGTACTGCTGGATGCGATCGTAATCTCATCGGCAGCCCTTGTGCTCTCGCTGGAGCAGGCGTTATACGCGCTGATTGGACTGTACGTAACAGGCAAGGTGATTGATGCCATCGAGCTGGGATTTAGCTTTACCAAGGTGGCCTACATTATATCCGATCATACGGAGCCGATTACCAAGGCCATTCTCGAGGACCTTGACCGCGGATTAACCAAGCTTACCGCAGAGGGAGGCTATACGGGCGAACACCGGACGGTCCTGATGGTCGTCGTCGGACAGAGCGAAATTCCCCGTCTCAAAACGGTGGTCCAATCGGTGGATCCGAATGCCTTCGTCATCATTAGCAATGCCCATGAGGTATTGGGCGAAGGATTCCGCAATATTAAGGCGTAG
- a CDS encoding tetratricopeptide repeat-containing glycosyltransferase family 2 protein, translated as MFNKVPVSACLIVKDEETNIEGCIRKLQEFVKEIIVVDTGSKDNTKKILGDLAVQVYDFAWKDDFSAARNYSISLASQPSILIIDADEVLDADSITQLMDYATSSKRKPAKVILKNHMDDGSCVISEITRLFPNKMEFRYYGRIHEQLRLNGQEIACSDSTNVVIHHYGYLRSEIVQKHKIDRNINLLKQQLLLEPESTYTLFQLGQTFYVKSEYKKAIIYFDDAIKLFSKFSELPSYAPTLFLSYGYCLLREKEYDVLELILRDAIDLFPDYTDLYFLYGSMLIEQKSVENFENIKMVFEHCLSLGEVGTAKYESVEGVGSFRAAYNLGIYYEVIGDQQNAKKYYRQSADQNFIPASNRLTDLG; from the coding sequence ATGTTCAATAAAGTCCCTGTGTCTGCCTGCTTGATTGTGAAGGATGAAGAAACAAATATTGAAGGTTGTATCCGTAAATTACAGGAATTTGTAAAAGAAATTATTGTGGTAGATACAGGATCTAAGGACAATACCAAAAAAATATTAGGCGATCTTGCTGTCCAGGTGTATGATTTTGCATGGAAAGATGATTTTTCAGCAGCAAGAAATTACTCGATCTCATTGGCGTCACAGCCATCTATACTCATCATAGATGCTGACGAAGTGCTTGATGCGGATTCAATTACTCAATTAATGGATTATGCTACAAGTTCAAAAAGAAAACCAGCAAAGGTAATCTTAAAGAATCATATGGATGATGGCTCCTGTGTAATCTCTGAGATCACCCGATTATTTCCAAACAAAATGGAATTCCGATATTATGGCCGGATACATGAACAGCTGAGATTGAATGGACAGGAAATCGCATGTTCAGATTCTACTAATGTGGTTATTCATCACTATGGTTATTTGAGAAGCGAAATAGTCCAAAAGCATAAAATTGATCGAAATATAAACCTGCTGAAACAGCAGCTCTTATTGGAGCCTGAATCGACATATACATTATTTCAACTAGGTCAAACTTTTTATGTGAAAAGTGAATATAAGAAAGCTATTATATATTTTGATGATGCTATCAAACTGTTCTCCAAATTTAGTGAGTTGCCGAGTTATGCTCCAACACTCTTTTTATCTTATGGATATTGTCTACTTCGGGAAAAAGAGTATGATGTTTTGGAATTGATCCTCAGAGATGCAATAGATTTGTTCCCAGATTATACAGATTTATATTTTCTATATGGTTCCATGCTAATAGAACAAAAGTCAGTTGAGAATTTTGAAAATATAAAGATGGTATTTGAACATTGTCTTTCGCTTGGAGAGGTCGGCACGGCTAAATATGAGTCAGTGGAGGGTGTAGGTTCCTTTCGAGCGGCATACAACCTTGGAATATATTATGAAGTGATTGGAGACCAGCAAAATGCTAAAAAATATTATAGGCAGAGCGCGGATCAAAATTTTATCCCCGCGTCGAATCGGTTAACAGATTTGGGATGA
- the fliB gene encoding flagellin lysine-N-methylase, whose product MMKEIVLTPTYMNSFSCIGSDCEDSCCIGWQVTLNKKTYQKYKKIKHAELSVKLNKGLKRIKNQTASDSKYAYFSMDSEKRCPMLNEKNLCGLQLNFGEDMLSPVCTTYPRMLNKIDQEYELSAKLSCPEIARLALLNPDGIDFDKKEYEVNKNWSTMMSLKTDGVNNRDLFSWEVREFAIDIVQNRKLKISDRLIFLGLFMNRLQEILDRKNYQEINRLVNEYQQKINNPAYLHSLENINDSLSLQIETILELIAARKRSGVTSSRYLECFNDMIRGLDLDGKEEILKSKLEDTYLYNYTNYYLPFMNEHEYIFENYVVNYMFESMFPNMASGKIFKDYTKLSTIFAMLKVHFVGISGYSKGLSTDQAIKIIQSFVRAIEHNDTYLSGMMELLEENGFTTLAHIASLLKDRKSEEIHVQ is encoded by the coding sequence ATGATGAAGGAAATTGTGCTAACACCGACCTACATGAATTCATTTTCATGTATAGGCAGTGATTGCGAGGATAGCTGTTGCATAGGTTGGCAGGTCACTTTAAATAAGAAGACATATCAAAAATATAAAAAAATAAAGCATGCAGAATTAAGCGTGAAACTAAATAAGGGTTTGAAACGAATAAAAAACCAAACCGCATCTGATTCAAAGTATGCCTATTTTTCTATGGATAGCGAGAAGCGCTGCCCTATGTTAAATGAGAAAAACCTATGCGGACTACAATTAAACTTTGGCGAAGATATGCTGTCCCCTGTATGTACAACGTATCCGAGAATGCTTAATAAAATTGATCAAGAGTACGAACTGTCCGCTAAATTATCATGTCCGGAAATTGCAAGGCTAGCCCTTCTAAACCCTGATGGTATTGACTTCGACAAAAAAGAATACGAAGTGAATAAAAATTGGTCTACAATGATGAGTTTAAAAACTGACGGCGTAAACAACAGAGACCTTTTTTCTTGGGAGGTCCGTGAATTTGCCATTGATATTGTTCAAAATAGAAAGCTGAAAATAAGTGATCGACTCATTTTCTTAGGTCTTTTTATGAATAGGCTTCAAGAAATATTAGACAGGAAAAATTATCAAGAAATAAACAGATTAGTTAATGAATATCAGCAAAAGATAAATAATCCGGCTTACTTGCACAGTCTTGAAAATATAAATGATAGTTTATCTCTCCAAATTGAAACGATTTTAGAACTCATTGCTGCCCGGAAGAGATCGGGAGTTACTAGTAGCCGATATTTAGAATGCTTTAATGATATGATTCGTGGTTTGGATCTTGACGGAAAAGAGGAAATTTTAAAGAGCAAATTGGAAGATACTTATTTATATAACTACACAAACTACTATCTGCCTTTTATGAATGAGCATGAATATATTTTTGAAAATTATGTCGTGAATTACATGTTCGAAAGCATGTTTCCCAATATGGCATCTGGTAAAATTTTTAAAGACTATACTAAATTATCGACAATTTTTGCTATGTTAAAGGTGCATTTTGTGGGAATCTCAGGGTATTCCAAAGGACTTAGTACAGACCAGGCAATTAAGATTATCCAGTCTTTTGTACGTGCCATTGAACATAATGATACCTATTTGAGCGGCATGATGGAACTTCTTGAGGAGAATGGTTTTACTACACTAGCCCATATCGCATCCTTGTTGAAGGATAGAAAGAGTGAAGAGATTCATGTTCAATAA
- a CDS encoding cold shock domain-containing protein, with protein MQGKVKWFNAEKGYGFIETEDGGDVFVHFSAIQSEGFKTLEEGQSVEFEIVEGARGPQAANVIKL; from the coding sequence ATGCAAGGTAAAGTGAAATGGTTCAACGCAGAGAAAGGTTATGGCTTCATCGAGACTGAGGACGGCGGCGACGTATTCGTACATTTCTCCGCGATCCAATCCGAGGGCTTCAAGACTCTGGAAGAAGGACAATCCGTAGAATTCGAGATCGTTGAAGGCGCTCGTGGCCCGCAAGCAGCTAACGTAATCAAATTATAA